The Moorena producens PAL-8-15-08-1 genomic interval ATCCTTGATTTTTGTCAGCAGCATCCGACCGACTGGTGAGCAAGAGGACAAAGACATCAGTGCGGCTCTGCATTTGCTGACACAGGTTGTAGCCAAGGGCGTCAGGCAAATTGACATCCAGAATGACTAAATCTGGATTAAATTGCTCAAATGTGGCAAGAGCCGTCTTGCCATCTTGAGCAGCCTGCATTTGAAAATTCTTTTGACTTAAGAAGCGTAGAATTAAATTTCGGATTGCCGGATCGTCATCTACGACAAGAATCTTGGCGGCGGTCATAACTTTCCACGGAAAACGGGATCACAAATTTAAGACGCAGAGTGTTTTGACACCAACGGTGCTGTTGGGCATTGTAGACAATTATCGTCAGATTATTACGTAATGCCAATAGTTGGTAAATTGCATAGGCAAATCAGTTATTTTCAAAATTCCCCCACAGTAGGACTTCCAGAACCACGGCAAAAAGTCTTTTTTTCTTCTTCTAAAGAGCAAAAAACCCATAGCCTTGATGGGTCTATATGGATTTACTAACGGTTCTAACATTATTCAGGAATTCTCCGGTGATTTGGCAATAAAACTGAGATGCACCGGCATGGTGTTGACTTCACTGCGGCACTGCTGTTTGAAGATCAAGCTACACTAGCACCCAGGGGCATTGACACCACCCTCAACCAAGACGACTCTGTGACCAGTGGTTACCCAGAGCAAGGTTGAGAGTTTCTCGTGCCTAACCTTAACATATACATAACTAGTTTAAAGTTGCTGTCATACTAATGAAAAGAAGGGATGTGAAAACAAGGGATGTCTCGGAGGTCTTGAATGAGTGATAACAATCCCTATGATCAGCTTGGGGTTACGGAAGAAGCGTCCTTTGATGAAATTCAGGATGCCAAAGGTCGCCTGATGCAAAAGCATCGTGGTAACCAAAAGCTTTTAGATACCGTAGAGGCGGCCTACGATGCCATTATCATGGATCGACTTAGGATGCGCCAGGAAGGAAAGATTAAAGTTCCTGATCGTATTCGTTTCCCAGAGAAGGCTTCTCAAGCTCCACCGAGTTTTCCCCAAACACCAGTTAATAACTCTCCTGAGTGGCTGAAACGGTTGTGGGATACTCCGACAAGAGAAGACATGATCTGGCCGAGTGCCGTGTTCTTAATCTTAAGCAGTGCTACGCTGCTTTACACCTCATCGGCAGACTCGATTTTGCCCTTGGTGATGGCTATAGGCTTCGGATTCACGATCTATTTCCTCAATCGGAAAGAACAACAATTTGGTCGTGCAGTATTGCTAACCCTGGCAGGTCTGTTTTTGGGTGTGGGATTAGGGAGTTTGCTGGGGAATTCTCTGGGAAGCCAATTCACCACCCTAGACTTGACAACAGAAAAACTGGCTACATTGGTGACATTTGTATTGCTGTGGCTGATTAGTTGCTTCTTACGTTGAACATGGGGATTGGGGATTGGGGATCAGGATGTGCCTCCAATAGCACCTTCCTTGTCTAGTAGTGGTGCTTTTCCCCTTGATGGGATATATCCCAAACGTCTCTACCCTTGCTTGGGTTTGCCCGGTGGAAACCACGCCAGTCGCTCATGGGGAGCGACTGCATTATGGCCATGAAAAGCAATTTTCATGAAAATTGCTTTTTTAAATAACCACAAGCCTTGTCAGCCAAGACTTTAGCGCGATTTTTTTATAAAAATTATTATTTTATAAAAATTTATCATAGCCACAGGCTCGAGACCCAATTTTTTTGACTTTGTTAAGAAAATTAAAGTTGCTCAAACCCTTTTTGTTCTATAATCCGAAGTTCCCTTGTCTGCACAGCTAGTTAGTGATATAATTACTTCAATTTCGATACAATCTCACCACCATAGCCATAGCTTTTTTGGCACAAAAAATCACTTGAACTTTCACAGTTCGTTTAATCCCACCCTGACCGAGGGTCAGGCGTAGGGCTCGCTCTAGCCGGATCAGCTAAAATCGAAAATTATACGGCTTGTAGCACTGCTGTGTCTAGAACTAAATCTACCGCTTCAGCGAGATTATTGACGGTAAAATCTGGTTCGTAGAGATTGAGCTGAGTGCGATCGCGTATTCCAGATAAAACTCCAATTGCTTTAATACCGTGGGTTTTGGCAGCCACTATATCCGCTTCTGTATCGCCAATCATCCAGACATCAGACGCAGCTGGGAGTTTTTTTAGGGCTTTTGCCATTAGCAAAGGTTTATCCTTAGTGTCACCGGTCTTAACATAGTCGTTACTCAGGCAATACCTTCGGTTAGGGGGAAAAAATTTCTCCAGGTCTAAGCGACTGAAGGCTTCATCAAGCTCTCGCACCCGACGCATGGTCATGACGGCTAAATCTACACCTGCTTCTTGTAATTTTTCCAGGGCATCGATAGCTCCGGGAACCGGTTGA includes:
- a CDS encoding CPP1-like family protein — encoded protein: MSDNNPYDQLGVTEEASFDEIQDAKGRLMQKHRGNQKLLDTVEAAYDAIIMDRLRMRQEGKIKVPDRIRFPEKASQAPPSFPQTPVNNSPEWLKRLWDTPTREDMIWPSAVFLILSSATLLYTSSADSILPLVMAIGFGFTIYFLNRKEQQFGRAVLLTLAGLFLGVGLGSLLGNSLGSQFTTLDLTTEKLATLVTFVLLWLISCFLR
- a CDS encoding HAD family hydrolase; the encoded protein is MIRVFTDFDGPIMNVSERYYRVYQFCLKEIQRPNQPILPMSKGEFWQCKRGRVPEIIIGIRSGLDPSQAEAFAQLRRQTVHTLPYLVHDQPVPGAIDALEKLQEAGVDLAVMTMRRVRELDEAFSRLDLEKFFPPNRRYCLSNDYVKTGDTKDKPLLMAKALKKLPAASDVWMIGDTEADIVAAKTHGIKAIGVLSGIRDRTQLNLYEPDFTVNNLAEAVDLVLDTAVLQAV